In Saccharothrix syringae, the following are encoded in one genomic region:
- a CDS encoding non-ribosomal peptide synthetase, producing the protein MLQASHTPRADSARRTTVPERIAAWAARRPAAVAVVDEHTSVTYGDFQQRVDALADRLRRLGVRRDERVAVYLERSADCVLAAAAVLASGAAYLMLDVRQPAAWTRLLLDRGAARVVITRPDLWATTAVEGLSTVDVTTARRPLPIGAPPRPAEPVPDDAAAYLNYTSGSSGAPKGVLVEHAGLANLVDWYLQRHRVGPDDHLTQLARPSFDAFALEVWPCLAAGAALHVVPPALTAAPAELRDWLCRSGITVAFVPTPLAEQLLELPWPDRGRLRDVLVGGDRLTAYPGAALPFRLHNNYGPTECTVVATCCEVPPGGPPGEPPPIGTPIPGVSAYVLDERRRPVADGEPGELHLGGVGVARGYLGDPERNGFWADPFSAEPAARAYATGDLVRRAPDGQLHFLGRVDDQVQVRGIRVDPGEVEPVLRSHPTVDRAVVVGRDRQLVAYVTAGDGPVDPAALRRFLQARLPDYLVPAVVVPLDELPTTGHGKVDRRALAGLPLRRPEAEPPPEPADDLERVLTEAWLEVLDATEVHPHDNFFEIGGDSLRVSRLVGRSRQRGLVLRPDDVYAHPVLRDLAAALREQRSTAVPR; encoded by the coding sequence GTGCTGCAGGCAAGCCACACCCCGCGAGCAGACAGCGCCCGCCGCACCACCGTCCCGGAACGGATCGCGGCGTGGGCGGCCCGCCGCCCGGCGGCGGTCGCCGTCGTGGACGAGCACACCTCGGTCACCTACGGTGATTTCCAGCAACGGGTGGACGCCCTGGCCGACCGGCTGCGCCGGCTCGGGGTCCGGCGGGACGAGCGGGTCGCGGTGTACCTGGAGCGCTCGGCGGACTGCGTGCTCGCCGCGGCGGCCGTGCTGGCCTCCGGCGCCGCGTACCTGATGCTCGACGTCCGGCAGCCGGCCGCCTGGACCCGCCTGCTGCTCGACCGCGGCGCGGCCCGGGTGGTGATCACCCGCCCCGACCTGTGGGCCACCACGGCGGTGGAGGGGCTGTCGACGGTGGACGTGACGACCGCGCGGCGCCCGCTGCCGATCGGCGCACCGCCCCGGCCGGCCGAGCCCGTGCCGGACGACGCCGCGGCCTACCTCAACTACACCTCCGGCTCCTCCGGGGCGCCCAAGGGGGTGCTGGTCGAGCACGCCGGCCTGGCCAACCTCGTGGACTGGTACCTCCAGCGCCACCGGGTGGGCCCGGACGACCACCTGACCCAGCTGGCCCGCCCCTCGTTCGACGCCTTCGCGCTGGAGGTCTGGCCGTGCCTGGCGGCCGGGGCCGCGCTGCACGTCGTGCCGCCGGCCCTGACGGCCGCACCGGCCGAGCTGCGGGACTGGCTGTGCCGGTCCGGGATCACCGTCGCCTTCGTGCCCACGCCGCTGGCCGAGCAGCTGCTGGAGCTGCCGTGGCCGGACCGCGGCCGCCTGCGGGACGTGCTGGTCGGCGGCGACCGGCTCACCGCCTACCCCGGTGCGGCGCTGCCCTTCCGGCTGCACAACAACTACGGGCCGACCGAGTGCACGGTGGTGGCCACGTGCTGCGAGGTGCCCCCGGGTGGTCCGCCGGGCGAACCGCCGCCGATCGGCACGCCGATCCCGGGCGTGTCCGCCTACGTGCTGGACGAGCGGCGCCGCCCGGTCGCCGACGGCGAGCCGGGCGAGCTGCACCTCGGCGGGGTCGGCGTGGCCCGGGGCTACCTGGGCGACCCGGAGCGCAACGGCTTCTGGGCCGACCCGTTCAGCGCGGAACCCGCGGCCCGCGCCTACGCCACCGGCGACCTGGTGCGCCGCGCGCCGGACGGGCAGCTGCACTTCCTGGGCCGGGTCGACGACCAGGTGCAGGTCCGGGGCATCCGGGTGGACCCGGGCGAGGTCGAGCCGGTGCTGAGGTCCCACCCGACCGTCGACCGCGCGGTCGTCGTCGGGCGGGACCGGCAGCTGGTCGCCTACGTCACCGCGGGCGACGGCCCGGTGGACCCGGCGGCACTGCGCCGCTTCCTCCAGGCGCGGTTGCCGGACTACCTGGTCCCGGCGGTGGTGGTGCCGCTCGACGAGCTGCCGACGACCGGGCACGGCAAGGTGGACCGGCGGGCCCTGGCCGGGCTGCCGCTGCGCCGACCGGAGGCCGAACCACCGCCGGAACCCGCGGACGACCTGGAGCGCGTGCTGACCGAGGCGTGGCTGGAGGTCCTCGACGCCACCGAGGTCCACCCGCACGACAACTTCTTCGAGATCGGCGGGGACTCGCTGCGGGTCAGCCGGCTGGTCGGCCGGTCGCGGCAGCGGGGGCTCGTCCTGCGCCCCGACGACGTCTACGCCCACCCCGTCCTCAGGGACCTCGCGGCCGCGCTGCGGGAACAGCGGTCGACGGCGGTGCCCCGATGA
- a CDS encoding B12-binding domain-containing radical SAM protein encodes MSKRVTFVELSVYDNTVPLVSGYLQSYAMEDPVIAASVDFRIYSRSLRQDADRMLAELLDQGSDVYAFSCYIWNTGLVRRLLAGLLAARPDAWFLLGGAQVMNHGADYIPAGARNVVVCNGEGEQPCYEFLRQVLVDEPDLTEVSGVTFRAAGGELVTTDKPPRLRTLDDVPSPFAAGLFDGGEYTFTVLETNRGCPFHCGFCFWGAATNSKVYKFDEERVRGDIRWIAEHGVASVFIADANWGLSPRDVELSKYIVSCREEFGFPTSMVLAAAKNRPERVAEITEVLVRGGLVTSQPISLQTVNTETLRLIDRENIRESTYTELQRSLNEKRISSFIEMIWPLPGETLETFKAGIARLCRLEADTLTVYPQLLLHNTALYEQRETMGIEVERAPDPVAEADVVVATRWVDRAECEQGTWFYYLVQSLYNARGAYHLARYLDRNGIQSYEDFFTAATDFWQRSDNELCRFVAESVATADNYDLLNIGKAAHLVLHSHRQVFDALLLDFARAQPWWSDAGARCATDLDLVARPYIYREPVRAPGVELTEARLLEVGETSLAVSLPAALAHLPVELGLLAGPATELGFEHPRDGKMPVPRHHTIEQNASYCHVMIQRLRTLLPTCRSLRLTA; translated from the coding sequence ATGAGCAAGCGCGTCACCTTCGTCGAGCTCTCGGTCTACGACAACACGGTCCCGCTGGTGTCCGGCTACCTCCAGTCCTACGCCATGGAGGACCCCGTCATCGCGGCGTCGGTGGACTTCCGGATCTACTCCCGCAGCCTGCGCCAGGACGCCGACCGGATGCTCGCCGAACTGCTGGACCAGGGCAGCGACGTCTACGCGTTCAGCTGCTACATCTGGAACACCGGGCTGGTCCGGCGGCTGCTGGCGGGCCTGCTGGCCGCGCGGCCCGACGCCTGGTTCCTGCTCGGCGGGGCGCAGGTGATGAACCACGGCGCGGACTACATCCCGGCCGGCGCCCGCAACGTCGTGGTGTGCAACGGCGAGGGCGAGCAGCCCTGCTACGAGTTCCTGCGGCAGGTGCTCGTCGACGAACCGGACCTCACCGAGGTCTCGGGCGTGACCTTCCGGGCCGCCGGCGGCGAGCTGGTGACCACCGACAAACCGCCGCGGCTGCGCACCCTCGACGACGTGCCGTCCCCGTTCGCCGCCGGTCTGTTCGACGGCGGGGAGTACACGTTCACGGTGCTGGAGACCAACCGCGGCTGCCCGTTCCACTGCGGGTTCTGCTTCTGGGGCGCGGCGACGAACTCCAAGGTCTACAAGTTCGACGAGGAGCGCGTGCGCGGGGACATCCGGTGGATCGCCGAGCACGGCGTGGCCAGCGTCTTCATCGCCGACGCCAACTGGGGGCTGTCGCCGCGGGACGTGGAGCTGAGCAAGTACATCGTGAGCTGCCGGGAGGAGTTCGGCTTCCCCACCTCGATGGTGCTGGCCGCCGCGAAGAACCGGCCGGAGCGGGTGGCCGAGATCACCGAGGTCCTGGTGCGCGGCGGCCTGGTCACCAGCCAGCCCATCTCGCTGCAGACGGTGAACACCGAGACGCTGCGGCTGATCGACCGGGAGAACATCCGCGAGAGCACCTACACCGAGCTGCAGCGCAGCCTGAACGAGAAGCGGATCAGCTCCTTCATCGAGATGATCTGGCCGCTGCCCGGCGAGACGCTGGAGACCTTCAAGGCCGGCATCGCCCGGCTGTGCCGGCTGGAGGCGGACACCCTCACCGTCTACCCGCAGCTGCTGCTGCACAACACCGCGCTGTACGAGCAGCGGGAGACGATGGGCATCGAGGTGGAGCGGGCGCCCGACCCCGTGGCGGAGGCCGACGTGGTGGTGGCGACCCGGTGGGTGGACCGGGCCGAGTGCGAGCAGGGCACCTGGTTCTACTACCTGGTGCAGAGCCTCTACAACGCCCGCGGCGCCTACCACCTCGCCCGGTACCTGGACCGCAACGGCATACAGTCGTACGAGGACTTCTTCACCGCGGCGACGGACTTCTGGCAGCGGTCCGACAACGAGCTGTGCCGCTTCGTGGCGGAGTCGGTGGCCACCGCCGACAACTACGACCTGCTCAACATCGGCAAGGCGGCGCACCTCGTGCTGCACTCGCACCGGCAGGTCTTCGACGCGCTGCTGCTGGACTTCGCCCGTGCCCAGCCGTGGTGGTCCGACGCGGGCGCCCGCTGCGCCACCGACCTGGACCTGGTCGCCCGGCCGTACATCTACCGCGAACCGGTCCGGGCGCCCGGCGTCGAGCTGACCGAGGCGAGGCTGCTGGAGGTCGGCGAGACGAGCCTCGCGGTGTCGCTGCCCGCCGCGCTGGCGCACCTGCCGGTGGAACTGGGGCTGCTGGCCGGGCCCGCGACCGAGCTGGGCTTCGAGCACCCGCGCGACGGCAAGATGCCGGTCCCCCGCCACCACACGATCGAGCAGAACGCGAGCTACTGCCACGTGATGATCCAGCGGCTGCGCACCCTGCTGCCGACCTGCCGGTCGTTGCGGCTGACCGCGTGA
- a CDS encoding acyl-CoA dehydrogenase family protein has protein sequence MMPREVFTDDHRAFREVVREFVAREVTPNLPKWEKAGVVDREVWLAAGRQGLLAPEIDVEYGGGGVRDYRYHVVRGEEMARAGTLSPAFNLHSEIVGGYLDDLGTPEQKGRWLPGFCAGELIATIAITEPDTGSDIAAIRTTAHREGEDHYRLRGSKAFVTHGLLAGLVLVAALDPAAGPRSASLLVLEPPLPGLTVGEPLAKIGLHSLDTVPMTFDDVLVPRANLLGEAGAGFRYLMRYLPRERLSVAVASLALAEQVLAETLRYCGLRSAFGRPIGRFQHNRFQLAEMATAIQVARVFTDRCVVEHDRGELTPEQAAMAKWWNTDLCADVVNRCLQLHGGYGYAADSLVGRAYVQARVQGIYGGTTEIMKEIIGQSLPL, from the coding sequence ATGATGCCGCGGGAGGTCTTCACCGACGACCACCGGGCGTTCCGGGAGGTCGTCCGGGAGTTCGTCGCCCGCGAGGTCACGCCGAACCTGCCCAAGTGGGAGAAGGCCGGCGTCGTCGACCGGGAGGTGTGGCTGGCGGCGGGTCGGCAGGGGCTGCTGGCGCCGGAGATCGACGTCGAGTACGGCGGCGGCGGGGTCCGGGACTACCGCTACCACGTGGTGCGGGGCGAGGAGATGGCCCGGGCCGGCACCCTGAGCCCGGCCTTCAACCTGCACAGCGAGATCGTCGGCGGGTACCTGGACGACCTGGGCACGCCGGAGCAGAAGGGCCGCTGGCTGCCGGGCTTCTGCGCCGGCGAGCTGATCGCCACCATCGCCATCACCGAGCCGGACACCGGCAGCGACATCGCGGCGATCAGGACCACCGCGCACCGGGAGGGCGAGGACCACTACCGGCTGCGGGGCAGCAAGGCGTTCGTCACCCACGGACTGCTGGCCGGGCTGGTCCTGGTGGCCGCGCTCGACCCGGCGGCCGGCCCCCGGTCGGCCAGCCTGCTGGTGCTGGAGCCGCCGCTGCCGGGGCTGACCGTGGGCGAGCCGCTGGCCAAGATCGGCCTGCACTCGCTGGACACCGTGCCGATGACCTTCGACGACGTGCTGGTGCCCCGGGCGAACCTGCTGGGCGAGGCCGGCGCGGGGTTCCGCTACCTGATGCGGTACCTGCCCCGGGAACGCCTGTCGGTGGCGGTCGCCTCGCTCGCGCTGGCCGAGCAGGTGCTGGCCGAGACCCTGCGGTACTGCGGGCTGCGGTCCGCGTTCGGCCGGCCGATCGGCCGGTTCCAGCACAACCGGTTCCAGCTCGCCGAGATGGCCACCGCGATCCAGGTCGCCCGCGTCTTCACCGACCGGTGCGTGGTGGAGCACGACCGGGGCGAGCTGACCCCGGAGCAGGCCGCGATGGCGAAGTGGTGGAACACGGACCTGTGCGCCGACGTGGTGAACCGCTGCCTGCAGCTGCACGGCGGCTACGGCTACGCGGCCGACTCCCTGGTCGGCCGGGCCTACGTGCAGGCCAGGGTGCAGGGCATCTACGGGGGCACCACCGAGATCATGAAGGAGATCATCGGTCAGTCCCTTCCGCTGTGA
- a CDS encoding ornithine cyclodeaminase family protein — translation MRIFDEAAVRELLPMSAAIPVMREALRAFSAGQVHQPLRTMVPGADGDVLAVMPAFVSFGGGRGMFGLKAIAVKPGNPARGLDPHPGLVLVLDPDTAAPVAAVDGTSLTAIRTAAVSAVATDALARPDAGVLALLGSGTQARAHLEALALVRELREVRVWSRDPEHARAFAESAAGRRVVRAGSVAEAVDGADLVCTTTSSPTPLLEAGMVAAGAHVNAVGAVFPDHRELAGDLVARAGVFVDSRESALVEAGDLLSAVREGHFAASGIRAEIGEVLLGRHPGRGGDDEVTVFESLGLAVEDVMAARHVWERAAGLG, via the coding sequence GTGAGGATCTTCGACGAGGCCGCCGTCCGGGAGCTGCTGCCGATGAGCGCGGCCATCCCGGTGATGCGCGAAGCGCTCCGCGCGTTCAGCGCCGGGCAGGTGCACCAGCCGCTCCGCACCATGGTCCCCGGGGCCGACGGCGACGTGCTCGCCGTGATGCCCGCCTTCGTCTCGTTCGGCGGTGGGCGCGGCATGTTCGGGTTGAAGGCCATCGCGGTCAAACCCGGCAACCCGGCTCGCGGCCTCGACCCGCACCCCGGGCTCGTCCTGGTGCTCGACCCGGACACCGCGGCGCCGGTCGCGGCGGTCGACGGCACCAGCCTGACCGCGATCCGCACGGCCGCGGTGTCCGCGGTCGCCACCGACGCGCTCGCCCGCCCCGACGCCGGCGTCCTGGCGCTGCTCGGCTCCGGGACGCAGGCGCGGGCCCACCTGGAAGCCCTCGCGCTGGTGCGGGAGCTGCGAGAGGTCCGGGTGTGGAGCCGCGACCCGGAGCACGCCCGCGCCTTCGCGGAGTCGGCCGCCGGGCGCCGGGTGGTGCGGGCCGGTTCGGTGGCCGAGGCCGTCGACGGCGCCGACCTGGTCTGCACCACCACGTCGAGCCCGACGCCGCTGCTGGAGGCCGGCATGGTGGCGGCGGGCGCGCACGTCAACGCGGTCGGCGCGGTGTTCCCCGACCACCGCGAGCTGGCGGGGGACCTGGTGGCACGGGCCGGGGTGTTCGTGGACAGCCGCGAGTCGGCCCTGGTCGAGGCCGGGGACCTGCTGTCGGCCGTGCGGGAGGGCCACTTCGCGGCGTCGGGCATCCGGGCCGAGATCGGCGAGGTGCTGCTGGGCCGCCACCCCGGCCGCGGCGGTGACGACGAGGTGACGGTGTTCGAGTCGCTGGGCCTCGCGGTGGAGGA